A single window of Agromyces aureus DNA harbors:
- the ftsW gene encoding putative lipid II flippase FtsW: MATPPRTTPPRPNPTPEADRGGVAARIRLGRVFRVESKDYVLLLSTVVFLVLFGLVMVLSSSTVESRLEDGGFFVQALRQGMFAGIGLPLMLIASRMPERFWLRVAWPLLLTACVLQLLVVATPLGIEVGGNTNWLALGPVQFQPSEIIKVALVIWLGLIVTKKQAHLGDFGKGVVPILLVGGGAIGLVLLGGDLGTVMIMGAMLLGTLFLIGVRFRLLLPPVLLSAALFVIVAVSSDNRMRRISAFLQENCEQGAGDDCWQIQHGRFALANGGVFGVGLGNSTAKWSWLPAADNDFIFAIIGEELGLIGAVVVIALFVLLAVAFARVLRSAQTPFAKTVTAAVMVWVIGQACVNIGVVLGVFPVLGVPLPLVSAGGTALVTTLFAIGVVLSVARDPAASARAAARLAARASARSTTGTPAGRTR; this comes from the coding sequence ATGGCGACTCCGCCCCGCACGACCCCACCGCGACCGAACCCGACCCCCGAGGCTGACCGCGGGGGAGTCGCCGCCCGCATCCGCCTCGGGCGCGTCTTCCGCGTGGAGTCGAAGGACTACGTCCTGCTGCTGAGCACCGTCGTGTTCCTCGTGCTGTTCGGGCTCGTCATGGTGCTCTCGTCGTCGACCGTCGAATCGCGGCTCGAAGACGGCGGATTCTTCGTGCAGGCCCTCCGCCAGGGCATGTTCGCCGGCATCGGCCTGCCGCTCATGCTCATCGCGAGCCGCATGCCGGAGCGCTTCTGGTTGCGAGTCGCGTGGCCGTTGCTGCTCACCGCCTGCGTGCTGCAGCTCCTCGTCGTCGCCACGCCGCTCGGCATCGAGGTCGGCGGCAACACGAACTGGCTCGCGCTCGGACCCGTGCAGTTCCAGCCGTCGGAGATCATCAAGGTGGCGCTCGTCATCTGGCTCGGCCTCATCGTCACGAAGAAGCAGGCCCACCTCGGCGACTTCGGCAAGGGCGTCGTGCCGATCCTGCTCGTGGGCGGCGGGGCCATCGGGCTCGTCCTGCTCGGCGGCGACCTCGGCACGGTCATGATCATGGGTGCCATGCTGCTCGGCACGCTGTTCCTCATCGGGGTCAGGTTCCGGCTGCTGCTGCCGCCGGTGCTCCTCAGCGCCGCGCTGTTCGTGATCGTCGCCGTCTCCAGCGACAACCGCATGCGCCGCATCAGTGCGTTCCTCCAGGAGAACTGCGAGCAGGGCGCCGGCGACGACTGCTGGCAGATCCAGCACGGTCGGTTCGCACTCGCGAACGGCGGGGTCTTCGGGGTCGGACTCGGCAATTCCACCGCCAAGTGGTCGTGGCTCCCGGCGGCCGACAACGACTTCATCTTCGCGATCATCGGCGAGGAACTGGGCCTGATCGGGGCCGTCGTCGTGATCGCGCTGTTCGTGCTGCTCGCCGTCGCGTTCGCTCGCGTGCTGCGCTCGGCGCAGACGCCGTTCGCGAAGACGGTCACGGCGGCCGTCATGGTGTGGGTCATCGGTCAGGCGTGTGTCAACATCGGTGTCGTGCTTGGTGTCTTTCCCGTTCTCGGCGTCCCCCTCCCACTCGTCTCAGCGGGCGGGACCGCGCTCGTGACGACCCTCTTCGCGATCGGCGTCGTGCTCTCGGTCGCCCGCGACCCGGCGGCCTCCGCTCGTGCCGCGGCGCGCCTCGCGGCGAGGGCCTCGGCGCGCTCCACGACCGGCACCCCGGCAGGGCGCACGCGATGA
- the murD gene encoding UDP-N-acetylmuramoyl-L-alanine--D-glutamate ligase, which yields MSESDAAGGRLDSLTSWHAEWSGLRVLVLGAGVTGFAVADTLAELGAEVLLAATGVDDDRARILDVIGVRVLRHPLDAVPEEVAAFAPELVVASPGFHPDNAVLEWAAATGVPVWGDIELAWRVRDKVNAAEWILVTGTNGKTTTTQLAATLLAANGLRAAPCGNIGVPVLDAVRDPGGFDVLVVELSSYQLHALPIEGAGALHSLASVCLNVADDHLDWHGSADAYRAAKAKVYANTRVACVYNRADDATRRMVEEAEVEDGARAIGFGLDTPGPSDFGVVEGILCDRAFLEDRHSTALEIITVDELEPRGLGAPHIVANILAASALVRAAGVPVGVIHDALGEFSLDAHRIQTVAVSGGIRWVDDSKATNPHAAEASLKAYPRVVWIVGGLLKGVDVDGLVAAHVGRLRAAVVIGVDRSALVDAFARHASDVPLFEVDADDTGTVMARAVAFAEAIAQDGDTVLLAPAAASMDQFADYADRGRRFQHAVRARLEGEADGDSAPHDPTATEPDPRG from the coding sequence ATGAGCGAGTCGGATGCCGCGGGCGGCCGCCTCGACTCCCTGACGAGCTGGCACGCCGAGTGGAGCGGCCTCCGGGTGCTCGTGCTCGGCGCGGGCGTCACCGGATTCGCGGTCGCCGACACGCTCGCGGAGCTCGGCGCGGAGGTGCTGCTGGCTGCGACGGGCGTCGACGACGATCGCGCGCGCATCCTCGACGTGATCGGCGTGCGGGTGCTGCGGCATCCGCTGGACGCCGTGCCCGAGGAGGTCGCGGCGTTCGCACCCGAGCTCGTGGTCGCCTCGCCGGGCTTCCACCCCGACAACGCGGTGCTCGAGTGGGCGGCCGCCACGGGCGTGCCCGTCTGGGGCGACATCGAGCTCGCCTGGCGCGTGCGCGACAAGGTGAACGCGGCCGAGTGGATCCTGGTCACCGGCACGAACGGCAAGACGACGACCACGCAGCTCGCGGCGACGCTGCTCGCCGCGAACGGCCTGCGGGCCGCGCCCTGCGGCAACATCGGCGTGCCGGTGCTCGACGCCGTGCGCGATCCCGGGGGATTCGACGTGCTCGTCGTGGAGCTCTCGAGCTACCAGTTGCACGCCCTGCCGATCGAGGGCGCCGGCGCGCTGCATTCGCTCGCGAGCGTGTGCCTGAACGTCGCCGACGACCACCTCGACTGGCACGGCTCGGCCGACGCGTATCGCGCGGCCAAGGCCAAGGTCTACGCGAACACGCGCGTCGCGTGCGTGTACAACCGCGCCGACGACGCGACCCGGCGCATGGTCGAGGAGGCGGAGGTCGAAGACGGCGCCCGTGCCATCGGCTTCGGGCTGGACACCCCCGGTCCGAGCGACTTCGGCGTCGTCGAGGGCATCCTCTGCGATCGGGCCTTCCTCGAGGATCGGCACTCCACAGCGCTCGAGATCATCACGGTCGACGAGCTCGAACCCCGCGGACTCGGCGCGCCGCACATCGTGGCGAACATCCTCGCGGCATCGGCGCTCGTGCGTGCCGCGGGCGTGCCCGTCGGGGTCATCCACGACGCGCTCGGTGAGTTCAGCCTCGACGCGCACCGCATCCAGACGGTCGCGGTCTCCGGCGGCATCCGCTGGGTCGACGACTCGAAGGCGACCAACCCGCACGCGGCCGAGGCCTCGCTGAAGGCGTATCCGCGCGTCGTGTGGATCGTGGGCGGCCTGCTGAAGGGCGTCGACGTCGACGGGCTCGTCGCGGCCCATGTCGGACGGTTGCGTGCGGCGGTCGTGATCGGGGTCGACCGGTCGGCACTCGTCGACGCGTTCGCCCGACACGCGAGCGACGTGCCGCTGTTCGAGGTCGACGCCGATGACACTGGAACGGTCATGGCGCGCGCCGTCGCCTTCGCGGAGGCGATCGCTCAGGACGGCGACACGGTGCTGCTGGCACCGGCGGCCGCCTCGATGGACCAGTTCGCCGACTACGCCGATCGCGGCCGTCGGTTCCAGCACGCGGTACGAGCACGATTGGAAGGTGAGGCGGATGGCGACTCCGCCCCGCACGACCCCACCGCGACCGAACCCGACCCCCGAGGCTGA